The following DNA comes from Candidatus Methylacidiphilum fumarolicum.
CCTTGCAGCCTATAACGGATGTTGTTCATCTTGTGCATGGTCCAATAGCCTGTGAAGGAAACTCTTGGGATAATCGAGGTTCCAAGTCCTCCGGCTCCAAGCTTTATCGTTTGGGTTTTACGACAGATATAAACGAAATGGATGTAATTTATGGCGGAGAAAAGAGGCTTTTCAAAGCCATAAAGGAAGTGGTGGAAAAGTACAGACCTCCGGCCGTTTTCGTTTATAACACCTGTATTCCTGCCTTGATTGGCGATGATTTAGAAGCCGTATGCAAGGCAGCCAAAGAGAAATTTGGGATCCCTGTTGTTCCGATTCAATCCCCTGGCTTTGCGGGTAGTAAAAACCTTGGGAACAAGTTAGCTGGTGAAGCGTTGTTGGACTACGTAATTGGCACAGAAGAGCCAGAAGTGACCACGCCTTATGATATCAATATCATTGGCGAATATAATTTAGCGGGGGAATTGTGGCAGGTAAAACCGCTTTTCGATCAACTTGGTATAAGGATTGCTGCCTGTATATCAGGGGATAGCCGTTACAAAGAAATAGCCAGTTGTCATAGGGCCAGAGCAGCAATGCTTGTCTGCTCCAAGGCGATGATCAATATCGCTAGAAAAATGGAAGAACGCTATGGGATTCCTTTTTTTGAAGGGTCTTTTTATGGAATCTCCGATATGAGTGAGGCTTTAAGAAACATCGCTACCCTTCTAGTCCAAAGGGGAGCAGAGGAAGAACTGCTGGCAAAGACGGAAATTCTGATCAGACACGAGGAACAGAAAGCGTGGAGAAAGTTGGAAACATACAAAAAAAGGTTATCTGGCAAAAGGGTTTTATTGATCACTGGAGGAGTGAAATCTTGGTCTGTTGTTTCGGCTTTGCAAGAGGTGGGGATGGTGGTGGTAGGGACTAGTGTTAAAAAGTCAACGGAGGAAGATAAACAAAGGATTAAAAAAATCATGGGAGAAGAAGCCCACATGATCGAAGAGATGACGCCTAAGGAGATGTATAAGATGCTTAAGGATGCCCAGGCGGACATTTTGCTTTCCGGAGGCCGCTCTCAGTTTGTTGCATTAAAGGCAAAGGTTCCTTGGCTAGATATTAATCAGGAAAGACATCATGCCTATGCTGGATATGAAGGCATGGTCAATTTGGTAGATCAGATTGATAGGACTTTAAATAATCCTCTGTGGGAGAAGTTAAGAACTCCTGCTCCGTGGGACTAACCGATAAAAATTAAGATGGCGACGATTATTCATAGTAAA
Coding sequences within:
- the nifE gene encoding nitrogenase iron-molybdenum cofactor biosynthesis protein NifE, which encodes MTTLSAKIQEVFQEPACQKNRSKSDKERKKGCTKILQPGAAAGGCAFDGAKIALQPITDVVHLVHGPIACEGNSWDNRGSKSSGSKLYRLGFTTDINEMDVIYGGEKRLFKAIKEVVEKYRPPAVFVYNTCIPALIGDDLEAVCKAAKEKFGIPVVPIQSPGFAGSKNLGNKLAGEALLDYVIGTEEPEVTTPYDINIIGEYNLAGELWQVKPLFDQLGIRIAACISGDSRYKEIASCHRARAAMLVCSKAMINIARKMEERYGIPFFEGSFYGISDMSEALRNIATLLVQRGAEEELLAKTEILIRHEEQKAWRKLETYKKRLSGKRVLLITGGVKSWSVVSALQEVGMVVVGTSVKKSTEEDKQRIKKIMGEEAHMIEEMTPKEMYKMLKDAQADILLSGGRSQFVALKAKVPWLDINQERHHAYAGYEGMVNLVDQIDRTLNNPLWEKLRTPAPWD